Genomic DNA from Pseudomonadota bacterium:
TTAGCAGCTTGAAAACTGCGTACCCCATCCCACTCAGCAACACCGTCTCGCACTTGATCATTCCATGACCAGGTTTCCGGTTCTGATTTTAATAACCAGTAGCTCATCCTATTTCTCCCCCTAAACTGCTGATTGCAAATGCAACTCTTCAAGAACAAATGCCACGTCACTTCCCTTGCGGACAATTTTGTCCACGGCTTCCATAACGGGCAATTGCACCCCTAATTTTTTGGCCAACTTGGCAACAGCTATAGCCGTGGGAGCTCCTTCGACCACTGTGTCAAGTTCTGCCATCAACTTGGATGCGGGTACTCCTTGCCCGATTTTTACACCAAATGCTCGATTTCGCGACGTCTCACTGGTACAAGTCAGACAAATATCACCAATACCAGAAAATCCCATCAGTGTTTCTGGTCTACCCCCTTTGGCTACAGCCACCTGCACCATTTCAGCCAAACCTTTGGTAAGCACAACCATCGGTGTATTAAAGCCCATATTGCGCCCATAGATAATTCCAACAGCAATGGCCAGAACATTTTTGAGAGCCCCGCCAATTTGCGTACCAATGACATCATCACTGGTTTCAATCTGAAACGAATCACTTTGAAAAGAACGCGCCAGCCAGGCGCTTGTTGTTAGAGATTCACTTGCCAGAGTTGCAGCAGCAGGCAACCCTCGGGCTACTTCATCAGCAAAACTTGGACCTGACAAAATAGCAACCGGCCGCCCCGGTAAAATTTCATCCAAAATTTCACTCATGAACAGACCCGTGTCCACTTCAATGCCTTTAGAAGCAACCATAAGATAAGCATCCCGTGACGCATGTTTGGCCATTTCTGTAGCGACAGAACGAATAAATTGCGCCGGTACTGCCAACACAATAATGTCAGCCTTACAAGCTTCAGACAAATCAGTCGTGGCAGTAATCATCGAATCCAGCTTGATTCCTGGAAGGAAGTTCTGGTTTTCGCCATGTTCGGCAATTTGCTGGACAACATCTTGTTCTCGGGCCCATAATGTCGGTTGTGCCCCTGCGCGTGCCACTATGGTTGCAACTGCGGTTCCCCAAGAACCAGCACCAATAATACTGACTGTCGACATTTGAGTTAATCTCCTTCACAATTCTTCTAATGGCCAACGGGGCCTTGGAGCAAAATCAAGCGAATCCACCTGAGATTTTTGCAACTTTTCAATCCCAGCCCAGGCAATCATGGCCCCATTGTCGGTACATAATGCAACAGGCGGAGCATAAAAGGCAACCTGATGCTGCCTCACCACTGCTTGCAAGCGTCCGCGCAGATATTGATTGGCTGCCACACCACCTGCTACAACTAGCTTATCCACTTGTGGGGCATTGTCACGACACCATTGCAGCGCATTCTCCGTACGGTTCAATAAGATATCTCCTACAGCCGCTTGAAAAGAGGCACAAACATCGGCAATTTTTTGCTCTGAAAGAGGTTTGATTGCCTCAATCGTTTGCCGAACAGCCGTTTTAAGTCCTGAAAAAGAAAAGGCAAAAGGAGACGCCTGGCGCCCTGCCTTTCTGACAACTAACGGGCGCGGAAAAGCAAAGGCATCTGGATTACCTTTTGTTGCATATTTCTCGATTGCTGGTCCGCCAGGATAAGGAAATCCCAGCAGACGTGCCGTTTTGTCAAATGCTTCCCCCACAGCATCATCCATGGTAGTACCCAATAAACGAAAACGATCTGATTCTTCTACCACCAACAATTGACAATGCCCACCAGAAACCAAAAGCAACAAATAAGGAAATGCCACATCATCGGTTAAACGCACGGTCAGCGCATGTCCCGCCAAGTGATTCACCACCAAAAAAGGCAGATCATGCACAACAGCAATGGACTTGGCCATCATTACACCAACCATAACCCCTCCAATCAACCCCGGACCGCCGGTGACAGCAATCCCATTGAGATCGGAAAAACCAACCCCTGCTTCATGCATGGCTTGTCGAATCAATCCGTCAAGGTAATCAAGGTGCGCGCGTGAGGCAACTTCCGGCACCACACCACCATAGCTTGCATGCTCTTTCAGTTGGGAATGCATAAGATTGGCTTTGATCTCACGTTGATCCGTTACAATCGCAACAGCTGTTTCATCACAACTGGTTTCAATTCCAAGTATTTGCATGATAATTATCAAACATGGTTACACGTAAAAGTGCAAGGAAAATCGGGTCGTTTAATGGTTTTGTTCGGCAGGGCAAGCAAATTATGGTTCTGTTGCATCTGTTGAGGGTACTCGTGAGATTTCTAAAAACGAGATTCTCCCAGACACACTACGCCATCAAAGCCATGAAATTGTGAAATTTAGCTTATCCACACGTTTTTCAAAAGAGCCAAAACAAAATTAAAGGTGTGCCCCTTGTTGCAAGCCTGCTCTCCCCATTCTACTCTTCTACCCCCACCCTTGCCCTCACCCGCTTACCGGAAACAATTTTAGCAATCACCATGGCAAAGCCACCATTACCCATCACGTT
This window encodes:
- a CDS encoding NAD(P)H-dependent glycerol-3-phosphate dehydrogenase, which gives rise to MSTVSIIGAGSWGTAVATIVARAGAQPTLWAREQDVVQQIAEHGENQNFLPGIKLDSMITATTDLSEACKADIIVLAVPAQFIRSVATEMAKHASRDAYLMVASKGIEVDTGLFMSEILDEILPGRPVAILSGPSFADEVARGLPAAATLASESLTTSAWLARSFQSDSFQIETSDDVIGTQIGGALKNVLAIAVGIIYGRNMGFNTPMVVLTKGLAEMVQVAVAKGGRPETLMGFSGIGDICLTCTSETSRNRAFGVKIGQGVPASKLMAELDTVVEGAPTAIAVAKLAKKLGVQLPVMEAVDKIVRKGSDVAFVLEELHLQSAV
- the tsaD gene encoding tRNA (adenosine(37)-N6)-threonylcarbamoyltransferase complex transferase subunit TsaD, encoding MQILGIETSCDETAVAIVTDQREIKANLMHSQLKEHASYGGVVPEVASRAHLDYLDGLIRQAMHEAGVGFSDLNGIAVTGGPGLIGGVMVGVMMAKSIAVVHDLPFLVVNHLAGHALTVRLTDDVAFPYLLLLVSGGHCQLLVVEESDRFRLLGTTMDDAVGEAFDKTARLLGFPYPGGPAIEKYATKGNPDAFAFPRPLVVRKAGRQASPFAFSFSGLKTAVRQTIEAIKPLSEQKIADVCASFQAAVGDILLNRTENALQWCRDNAPQVDKLVVAGGVAANQYLRGRLQAVVRQHQVAFYAPPVALCTDNGAMIAWAGIEKLQKSQVDSLDFAPRPRWPLEEL